In Aspergillus oryzae RIB40 DNA, chromosome 6, one genomic interval encodes:
- a CDS encoding RIC1 family protein (WD40 repeat protein), which translates to MPAALSLCQHFSHLSYFPHALEILLHHVLDDEVDNVSRDSKIDDPSQKHDPLLPSVISFLQTSLPARVYLDIVVQCTRKTELRSWRTLFNYLPPPRDLFEQALRLDSLKTAVGYLLVLQAFEDDDGHEAPIEDYVVRLLVLASQKGEWELCAELARFLIALDGSGEMLRRAIDRTGLRNGGLPGAGLNGSGTSMKGLGLAITPSWSSLSAASSISPRQSISRQGSNTSRTPDRMDSVDEVS; encoded by the coding sequence ATGCCAGCTGCGCTGTCACTATGTCAACATTTCTCCCATCTTTCATACTTCCCGCATGCCCTTGAAATCCTCCTTCACCACGTTTTGGACGACGAAGTCGACAATGTAAGTCGAGATAGCAAAATAGACGACCCTTCGCAAAAGCACGATCCTCTGCTTCCATCGGTCATCTCCTTCCTTCAAACCTCCCTTCCTGCGCGGGTGTATTTGGACATTGTCGTTCAATGCACGCGGAAAACCGAACTTCGTTCATGGCGCACTCTTTTCAACTATCTCCCACCTCCAAGAGACCTGTTTGAGCAGGCTCTCAGGCTCGACTCCCTTAAGACAGCCGTCGGCTACCTTCTTGTGCTGCAGGCgtttgaggatgatgatggtcaTGAGGCACCTATTGAAGACTATGTCGTTCGATTGCTCGTGCTGGCCTCGCAGAAAGGCGAGTGGGAACTCTGCGCCGAGCTGGCAAGATTCCTCATTGCACTCGACGGGTCTGGCGAGATGCTTCGACGAGCTATTGACCGAACGGGTCTTCGAAACGGGGGTCTCCCAGGGGCCGGCCTAAATGGATCCGGAACGAGCATGAAAGGTCTCGGCCTAGCAATCACACCGTCTTGGTCATCACTATCTGCCGCATCATCCATCTCGCCCCGTCAAAGCATCTCCCGCCAGGGGAGCAACACATCCCGAACCCCGGACAGAATGGACAGCGTTGACGAAGTTTCGTGA
- a CDS encoding translation machinery-associated protein 20 (predicted RNA-binding protein with PUA domain), which produces MFKKDIPPSNRSKVKSSVQRGLRQRFVEAYPGFEPYIDDILPKKAQLDAVKLPEKCTLYTIDSTPLFYQPQDGPPIPHLKLIHQYPTALPTVQIDRGAIRFVLAGAALMAPGLTSPGGRLPEKENALEAGQVVAVLAEGKETACLVGTLKMGTEDMKSKGKGVVMEDGHYLGDGLWRMHLD; this is translated from the exons ATGTTCAAGAAAGA TATCCCCCCGAGCAACCGCTCAAAAGTGAAATCCAGCGTGCAGCGCGGCCTCCGCCAACGCTTCGTAGAAGCATACCCAGGCTTCGAACCTTAcattgatgatatcctgcCGAAGAAAGCTCAGCTCGATGCTGTTAAACT TCCCGAAAAATGCACCCTCTACACAATCGACTCCACACCCCTCTTCTACCAACCCCAAGACGGCCCTCCCATTCCACACCTAAAACTCATCCACCAATATCCCACCGCCCTCCCAACCGTACAAATCGACCGCGGCGCGATCCGCTTCGTGCTAGCCGGCGCCGCGCTCATGGCGCCCGGATTAACGAGTCCCGGGGGCCGGTTAccggagaaggagaatgcgTTGGAGGCGGGACAGGTGGTTGCTGTTTTGgcggaggggaaggagacgGCTTGTCTTGTTGGGACGTTGAAGATGGGGACGGAGGATATGAAGAGTAAGGGGAAGGGGGTTGTGATGGAGGATGGACATTATTTGGGGGATgggttgtggaggatgcaTCTTGATtag
- a CDS encoding YchF/Obg family ATPase (predicted GTP-binding protein (ODN superfamily)): MPPKKAVVQEKVLLGRPGNNLKSGIVGLANVGKSTLFQAITKSNLGNPANFPYATIDPEEARVIVPDDRFDWLCEHYKPKSQVPANLTVYDIAGLTRGASTGAGLGNAFLSHIRAVDAIFQVVRCFDDAEIIHVEGDVDPARDLDIISEELRVKDIEFVEKALEGLTKQTKRGGQSLEMKKLREEEATVAKVLEHLKSGKDVRKADWGPKEVEVINPLQLLTAKPVVYLVNLSEKDYIRQKNKRLPDVLEWVKKNSPGDPIIPFSACFEERLTRFETEKEAIEECKNLNTKSALPKVITTMRTSLNLASFFTTGADEVRQWTIRKGIKAPSAAGVIHTDFEKTFIQAIVYNYSTLREYGDEAAVKAAGKVMTKGKDYVVEDGDILLIKAGAARG; encoded by the exons ATGCCTCCCAAGAAAGCTGTTGTACAAGAGAAGGTCCTTCTGGGCCGTCCAGGAAATAACCTGAAGAGCGGTATC GTTGGTCTGGCCAACGTCGGTAAATCGACGCTCTTCCAAGCCATCACCAAGTCCAACTTGGGTAACCCGGCCAACTTCCCCTATGCCACCATTGACCCCGAAGAGGCGCGTGTCATCGTTCCCGATGATCGTTTCGACTGGTTGTGCGAGCATTACAAGCCCAAGTCGCAGGTTCCTGCCAACTTGACGGTCTATGATATCGCCGGTCTGACTCGTGGTGCCTCTACCGGTGCTGGTCTCGGTAACGCTTTCTTGTCCCACATCCGTGCCGTCGATGCTATCTTCCAAGTTGTGCGCTGCTTCGATGATGCTGAGATTATTCACGTCGAGGGTGACGTCGACCCCGCTCGTGATCTGGACATCATCAGCGAGGAACTCCGtgtcaaggatattgagttTGTTGAGAAAGCTCTGGAGGGCTTGACGAAGCAGACGAAGCGCGGTGGTCAGTCActtgagatgaagaagctgcgCGAGGAGGAAGCTACTGTTGCCAAGGTCCTCGAGCACCTGAAGTCCGGCAAGGATGTCCGCAAGGCCGATTGGGGCCCCAAAGAG GTTGAGGTCATCAACcccctccagctcctcacTGCTAAGCCTGTTGTCTACCTAGTCAACCTTAGCGAGAAAGACTACATCCGCCAGAAGAATAAGCGCCTTCCCGATGTTCTGGAATGGGTGAAGAAAAACTCTCCTGGTGACCCTATAATTCCCTTCTCGGCCTGTTTCGAGGAGCGCCTTACCCGGTTCGAGACTGAAAAGGAGGCCATCGAGGAGTGCAAGAACCTGAACACCAAGTCTGCCTTGCCCAAGGTGATCACCACCATGCGTACATCTCTGAACCTGGCCAGTTTCTTCACCACTGGTGCCGATGAAGTCCGCCAGTGGACCATCCGCAAGGGTATCAAggctccttctgctgccgGTGTCATTCACACCGACTTTGAGAAGACTTTTATCCAGGCCATTGTTTACAACTATAGCACTCTGCGTGAGTACGGCGATGAAGCCGCCGTCAAGGCCGCCGGTAAGGTCATGACCAAGGGTAAGGACTACGTCGTTGAGGACGGTGATATCCTCCTGATCAAAGCCGGTGCCGCCCGTGGCTAA
- a CDS encoding fungal specific transcription factor domain-containing protein (predicted protein), translated as MEWISQKVGNLSPLHGAFPSRVFCSLPTKDEIVSLVQSYIEDFNMLFPIFQRSELLSLFNQKSLDMRVQTPSQWACINAVLATAYMIRPQEASGTDHHQKSWLFIQNALEMVNELCFGPPDLLGLQALLLLVTFLLGTSAENPCGFLVSAAIRICHELGLGKTEGGSPLCSEGIQHKRTLFWIAYCLDRDVTLPMEAPTDSKYSMPTSDLSGSFNAFRSTCQLAIIKGQLYKDLYSPAAEDRPLSQVIASVGVLDEKLQEWKRSIPPEYQPEKAVADGHRSKISPVLLLLHYSYFHCVIAIHRRVVARGLSTGTDLLEKDDFTSSPASLSNPRVLLSTSLCTKAARASINLTKYLSQDNTPLFGSLIYYPVIASMTLSWSIIRNPQDAYRGYNLKLIDRTEDFLSSQAFCKAFEGIRRLVKQCAEYRSIAEAAVKATMWIGLSFAFGPLTSPRRYYDGNLYEYTQCTRI; from the exons ATGGAGTGGATATCTCAAAAAGTTGGAAACCTATC TCCTCTCCATGGCGCATTCCCCAGCCGAGTGTTTTGCTCACTCCCAACAAAAGATGAAATTGTCTCCCTCGTGCAAAGTTACATCGAGGACTTCAATATGCTATTCCCAATTTTTCAGCGGTCTGAGCTGCTATCACTCTTCAATCAGAAAAGCTTGGACATGAGAGTTCAAACACCGAGCCAATGGGCCTGCATAAATGCAGTACTAGCAACAGCATACATGATCCGCCCTCAAGAAGCATCCGGGacagatcatcatcagaaaAGCTGGTTGTTCATCCAAAATGCCTTAGAAATGGTGAATGAGCTCTGTTTTGGCCCACCAGATCTGTTGGGTCTCCAAGCGCTCCTACTATTG GTTACCTTTCTTCTGGGGACATCGGCTGAGAATCCTTGTGGTTTTTTGGTCTCCGCTGCTATTCGCATCTGTCACGAACTTGGTTTGGGCAAGACAGAAGGCGGCTCTCCTTTGTGTTCGGAGGGAATTCAGCACAAGCGGACACTGTTTTGGATCGCTTATTGCTTAGATCGAGA TGTGACCTTACCAATGGAAGCACCAACCGACAGCAAGTACAGCATGCCAACCAGTGATCTATCTGGGAGCTTCAATGCGTTCCGGTCAACTTGCCAGCTGGCTATTATCAAGGGGCAACTATATAAGGATCTTTACTCCCCAGCTGCGGAGGATAGGCCACTGAGCCAGGTCATCGCTTCGGTTGGAGTGTTAGACGAGAAGCTTCAGGAGTGGAAACGAAGCATTCCGCCCGAGTATCAGCCGGAAAAGGCCGTGGCTGATGGCCACCGGTCAAAAATCTCTCCTGTGTTACTCCTGCTACATTATTCGTACTTCCACTGCGTGATTGCAATTCACCGTCGTGTTGTCGCCAGGGGCTTGAGCACTGGGACAGACcttctggagaaggatgactTCACGAGCTCGCCCGCCTCGTTATCTAATCCCCGGGTATTACTGTCTACGTCACTCTGCACCAAAGCCGCTAGAGCATCTATCAACCTTACAAAATATTTATCGCAGGATAATACACCCCTTTTTGG atcctTGATCTATTACCCAGTGATTGCGTCAATGACGCTCTCATGGAGTATCATACGCAACCCTCAAGATGCTTATCGAGGATACAATTTGAAACTAATTGACCGGACAGAGGATTTCCTGTCCTCTCAAGCTTTTTGCAAAGCTTTTGAGGGGATACGGCGCCTTGTGAAGCAGTGCGCTGAATACCGCTCCATTGCGGAAGCTGCAGTAAAGGCCACAAT GTGGATTGGCCTATCGTTCGCTTTTGGTCCACTCACCTCTCCACGGCGTTATTATGATGGAAATCTTTATGAATATACCCAATGCACGCGAATATGA